tctaccaggaaattttagagcacttcatgcctcACTCAGCTGACAAGATTTATggtgatgcggatttcattttccagcaggacatggcacctgcccacactgccaaaagtaccaatacctggtttcacaaccacagtatcactgtgctcgattggccagaaaactcacctgacctaaaccccatagagaatctgtaGGGtgctgtcaagaggaagatgagacaccagacccaacaatgcagacgagctgaaggccactatcaaagcaacctgggcttccataacacctcagcagtgccacaggctgatcgcctccatgccacgccgcattgatgcagaaattcatgcaaaaggagccccggccaagtattgagtgcatatactgtacgtaCTTTTCAgtcggccaacatttcagtattaaacatCATTTTTGaagttgggcttatataatattctaattttctgagacactaaattttgggttgtcATTAACAGTTACCATAAACAACAACATTAAGAAaaacatgctggaaatagatcactctgtgtgtaatgaatttatagaatatacgagtttcactttttgaattgaattactgaaataaactaaCTTTTTgaggatattctaattcattgagatggatagatatatatatattaaagcgAACATTCTTTTAGGAGTGTGCCAAGTATACATTTGTATCCATATGGAAGGGGAAAAAAGTGACCTGGTCATTCTTCAATGTTTACCAACCAGGAACGGATCGCCACTTCTACAGTCTGtagtgtctactttcagaaaaaatTACTTCTCTCTACTCACTTTTGACATTTTATGCATGTTTCAAGGACAGTCAATAATTGGCACACTAGAAGTGTTTTTTTCTAATCAAAATTAAACACATTATGTGGACGAAGGAGAAGGAAatgaaaaggggttttccacgttctgacaaatgattacctatccacagatTGGTCACCAgtgtatgatcggtgcgtgtcagacaccgcaccgatcagccgctccagtggcctgcgggcactggatgttatagcacataatgctatgtatggagcccagaagcagttggctccatgcatAGCATAgcggctgcagaactgcaggtctgctcctattcacttgaataggagcagtactgcagcttggccgcaaTTCCAtggccagagccaactgcttccagcatgtacgTTCGGTACACAGAggtaccggaccagctgatcggtgcggggtccgggtgccgaacccccacagatcatgtactgatgacttatacggtgggtaggtcatcagttgtcagaacgtggaaaacccctttaaaagaataGCAGGGGGCATCTTAAATATTTAACAGCAATATctaggattttatttttatttttttataaattatccCAATTGAAAAATTATGTTTTGCATGATCTAACAGAGAAAAATTAATATGTAACTGTGGGACAAACCCGGTAAactgcgcaaaaaaaataaaatacaatacattTAATCCCATGGCGCATTTTCCACTAAACAGTTTAGCAgatcaaaaagagaaaaaaaaaaaaaaaagtaatttaatattttattatatttgccTTATTTAAAAGCATATGTTCATCTTTGAATACCATTTTCTAGTTAATATAATCTGCATAAGAATTTGAGTATTTCAAATCTATTTGGTTTATTATAATCAGAGTTTTAGTCCAGAGATGCAACTACAGTTGGCTCTTATTGAAAATAGTTGACAAGCTATAATGCATTAAAGTAAGCTTGCCCTTCAACAGATTACTGTATTATCTGGGGTAAAGTGGACACTTTACAGAACTTGAGCTGATTTTGCCTTACGGGAAGACATTGGTCCCCAAGGAATACTggtagatttcagctctgaaagctgcagagccgtgaatgcagctctagattATAATGTGGGATGTGAATAATGTGAAGTATTTCAAAAGTTACTCAACATTTGGTTTAACAAAATACCATAATTAAGGCTACACAGCTAAATAAAACAGGTTTCATGTTAAAAACATTTTTGGatgtataaaatacatttttagggtctaaataggggaaaaaaaaccaaacacataATGTACAGTGCCAACTGCGCTAAAGTGCACAGTGAACAAATAACTTCTCTGTTGAAAACTGAACTTACTTGTACTTAATCAGCCGAGAGCCTTGAATGAGTTGTGCACCTTCATTAGTAAAATGACATGCAAACAATAGCCAGTTTCTAGGCTGCACTTTGTAAGCAAACCGCATGAACAGCAATGAATAGCAAGTGAGGgctggaaggaaaaaaaaaaaaaaggaatatataAACGAGTAGCAAGGATAATAGAACCAAAAACAGATTTCCAAATTCCATATTCATCAAGGTATATAAGGCATACTTTCAGCTTTTTGTCTTACTCAAATTTGAAAATGAACGAGAAAAGTGGATGTGGTCTCCCAAGAGACAGTTTAGACCAAGTCTATTAACTGAaggaaaaaatggcaaaaaaaattggCCAAATACTACCACTGCTAATAGCAGGCTTTCAAAGATTATTGGCCGGTCACGtcaaaatgcaccaaatatattTAGAGGTGTACACCTTTAAGAAATTTGGCACAGATCTCCACAACTACTATCTCCAATTTGACTGGCATAAAATATGCCAAGCTTAGTAAATATGGGCCATTTTCTTACCAAATTATAGATCATATTTCAGAAACCACGCATAATTCGAGACAAGCACAAGGATCGTGGgcatcccagcagtcggaccccaccaattaCAAAGAGATGGCATataagtaaatatttttttttttaaacactacaTACTACTCATGGTAATTGGCTTTTTAGAGGGAGTTAATGTATTGAAAGGAggttagctttaaccccttaaaagactggtccaattttggccttgaggacattgtatgtgacgcagccctCAGGACcttgagtgctgcatcacatagaaTATAAAGACCTAACAATGCCTGGCATCGAGGCAAGGTATGAGTCGCGGCATGCTAAGAGGACCAGTGGGGAGAAATGAAGGaggagtatattttctatattcttttttttttatgtccaatggggggggggggggggggagagtagaATGGCCACCACGGTTACGATTGTGGTGCACGACCAGCGGAAAGATGCAACGGATTTATTAGGTGGTGCGTgtttcttaataaatctgtcacatctTACTCCAATGGAGCAGAAAGCTAGGAATGGCATAAAACCGGAAGTCACTAAACATGCCGTATGATTTTCCAGACATGTATATCGCAAGCACACACTAAACCGCTTTCTACGTGCTTAGTGGAAAAAAGCTTCACATGTTAATTTCACAAAACTCTGTTCTCACTATACATTTTTAGccagaatttaatttttttaaaacatatatatatatatttttttttttaaacaactgcAAAATGTGTTATTGATAgagtttttgttgcagatttgcagTAGACTTCTTCCATttactttaggccctgttcacacagtttttttgacgcggaaaccgctctgcaaaactcgtcaaaagacgcccaaaaatgcctcccattgatttcaatgggaggcggacgagttttttttaccgcgagcggaaaacctgtgccgcggtaaaaagaagcctccaaaaccccatttcaatcagtcagaaactggaaaaaaaacgcctcgacaagtgttttgacgagtttttgtcaaaccactggccAAAAAacctctggagcagtttttgcaggaggaattttcctcctccaaaaaactgtgtgaacacagccttaatgtGGAAAAACACTGCATGCAAAAACGTGTTTTTACATCCGGTACAGCATTAGTTTTCTACAGATGCAGCCCTAGGAGTGTTCCCAGAACTGGTGTCTGCAAAACTTCATCCTACTATtgttataacaaaaaaaaattatgtacatACCAAATGTCATACGGCCACTAATGATCTCTGGCGATTTCTTCATGTCATTAATAGCAGCAATTGGAAGTCCCCAGTTAGCGATCGGTCCCCAGAAGTGCTATATGGATTGACATCAATAACTTAACATTCCAAACACACACCAAGTACATATGTGAACAATTATTATAGATCGTAAATGTTAAACACATTCTTAAATAAAATGTCAAAGAGCAAACaattgttttaaccctttaatgaacaGCCTATACTGGCTTTCAATggcaaagtaattttttcagcttTTTCATCGTCACATTAAAAAAGCCATAGCAACACAACTATATGAGTGTTATTTTTG
This genomic stretch from Rhinoderma darwinii isolate aRhiDar2 chromosome 4, aRhiDar2.hap1, whole genome shotgun sequence harbors:
- the MPC1 gene encoding mitochondrial pyruvate carrier 1, with protein sequence MAGVVARKAVDYVKSKEFREYLMSTHFWGPIANWGLPIAAINDMKKSPEIISGRMTFALTCYSLLFMRFAYKVQPRNWLLFACHFTNEGAQLIQGSRLIKYK